From the Leptospira biflexa serovar Patoc strain 'Patoc 1 (Paris)' genome, one window contains:
- the gshA gene encoding glutamate--cysteine ligase, protein MKGKLLKPKQKNSTVALFANEYKDCLLSAKHGLERESVRVNEKVFLSQEPHPKFLGSSLTHPLIKTDFAEAQIEYATNIHKTIPDALAELTELHAFTARSLEDEYLWPFSMPPALPTENKIEVGQYGTSAEGRKKTIYRNGLGHRYGKKMQTISGVHYNVSFDSCMLSVVSERRFQKPLSKDTKSQIYFDTIRNFYRISPALLYLFGTSSLTDVTFVDSEKSNKNLQKLDAKTLNAPFATTLRLSSIGYTSKVQGKYPISVNSLHEYAAGMCHVVSKTYPPYKQFNTKPTNQLNDYILQLENEYYSLVRPKQVPKGEERVVDALVERGVEYLEIRLLDLDPFSAIGVEESRLYFIHMVLLYCMLNESPKADLVEMANWRKNQEQTTWFGRKPETKVYLFEKEILLRDMVYQLFVDLQPIADLLDENDANGPFSRALESQWEKWDDPSLLGATMSELDLKINKSSYREFGLALARSHKEELLQKVLSPNRIKYYEDLSEQSIYEQKKMETLEGSHLKKNQKPIQIKPLKLCSEV, encoded by the coding sequence ATGAAAGGAAAATTATTAAAACCGAAACAAAAAAATTCAACAGTCGCCTTATTTGCAAATGAATATAAAGACTGTCTCCTCAGCGCCAAACATGGATTGGAGAGAGAAAGTGTACGTGTGAATGAGAAGGTATTTTTATCGCAAGAACCACATCCAAAATTTCTTGGATCTAGTTTGACACACCCACTCATCAAAACAGATTTTGCTGAAGCTCAAATTGAATATGCAACAAACATCCATAAGACGATCCCTGATGCACTTGCCGAGCTGACTGAACTACATGCTTTCACTGCCAGAAGTTTAGAAGATGAATACTTGTGGCCATTCAGTATGCCACCAGCTTTACCAACAGAAAATAAAATTGAAGTTGGACAATACGGTACTTCTGCAGAAGGAAGGAAAAAAACAATCTATCGCAATGGACTTGGCCATCGATATGGAAAAAAAATGCAAACGATTTCAGGGGTTCATTATAATGTGTCCTTTGATTCTTGTATGTTGTCAGTAGTTTCAGAAAGAAGATTTCAAAAACCTCTTTCCAAAGATACAAAATCTCAAATCTATTTTGATACCATCCGTAATTTTTACCGAATCTCACCAGCACTCTTGTATCTTTTTGGAACATCAAGTCTAACGGATGTCACATTTGTTGATTCAGAAAAATCGAATAAAAATTTACAAAAATTAGATGCAAAAACATTAAATGCACCGTTTGCAACTACCTTACGTTTATCAAGTATCGGTTATACAAGTAAGGTACAAGGAAAATATCCAATTTCTGTCAATTCTTTACATGAGTATGCTGCAGGGATGTGCCATGTAGTATCTAAAACCTACCCACCGTATAAACAATTTAATACAAAACCAACGAATCAATTGAATGATTATATCTTACAATTGGAAAATGAATACTATTCCCTCGTGAGACCAAAACAGGTTCCCAAAGGGGAAGAACGGGTCGTGGATGCTCTTGTGGAGCGAGGTGTTGAATATTTAGAAATTAGACTTCTCGATTTAGATCCGTTTTCGGCAATTGGTGTGGAAGAATCTCGCCTATACTTTATCCATATGGTTCTCTTGTATTGTATGTTAAATGAGTCACCTAAAGCAGATTTGGTGGAAATGGCCAATTGGAGAAAGAACCAAGAACAAACAACTTGGTTTGGTCGAAAACCTGAAACCAAAGTGTATTTATTTGAGAAAGAAATTTTACTACGAGATATGGTTTACCAGTTGTTTGTCGATTTGCAACCCATTGCGGATTTATTAGATGAGAATGATGCAAATGGACCTTTTAGCCGTGCATTGGAATCTCAATGGGAAAAATGGGACGATCCAAGTTTACTTGGTGCCACAATGTCTGAATTGGATCTAAAAATCAACAAATCGAGTTATCGAGAATTTGGATTGGCCCTTGCCCGTTCCCATAAAGAAGAACTTTTGCAAAAGGTCTTATCTCCCAATCGAATCAAATACTATGAAGATTTGAGTGAACAATCCATCTATGAACAAAAAAAAATGGAAACATTAGAAGGTAGCCATTTGAAAAAAAATCAAAAGCCCATCCAAATCAAACCTCTCAAACTTTGTAGTGAGGTTTAA